One Dermacentor andersoni chromosome 6, qqDerAnde1_hic_scaffold, whole genome shotgun sequence genomic window carries:
- the LOC126521542 gene encoding uncharacterized protein → MHMLKVLTLLACAALAVAGSRSASRGYSTPTAGYGDSSYGSYKGSKASRLSYASYPGDVQQGDLAGLGAPKVAKGILLSIRVVNPDESSGQPTYAAQVPIHFSGGRVTTGPVVYGREQPCPEDHVHRSRHLQSIVSSYPGGGSRGSRAYSPAHYQNALSAAKSYSVSQQIQVGVPSNAKTYQYHGQSYAVPVSAVPATASQEDAKSYVAYAGQSSGPQYQQSYQVAQAPSAAYQGGAVSQGIGDGKAYAGTAYTHGGQAYQVVAQGGDGQEHVYVTAHPGAHGGHGGATAVAQKSYTPYGVQEAYSVEASPAKTYSGEAGASGNAISGQQASYEVTDAGHGKGGYGPGGPAGYAAGPGYAGGPSYGGGGAGGTSYAAVVGSGYTATAGPSYGGSAGPSYGGGPAAAGGYEKPAYQVAAIYPGAQPTYGVNAAAFKAAAAARAHGGYGGNGGSGGEEQTIIVAADTPSGGDGSGKSYTSYQGAAGPSYQVANAAAQSYKPGQQQQQQQYAGPHQQAYSRYPNSGSYYSGTSFAEANRLALQKYNALMSRAASLVGGPQNLKAVAARYNIPWN, encoded by the exons GAAGCAAGGCATCCCGGCTGTCGTACGCTTCCTATCCCGGCGACGTGCAACAGGGAGACCTCGCCGGCCTGGGCGCTCCCAAGGTGGCTAAGGGCATCCTGCTCTCCATCCGCGTCGTCAACCCCGACGAGAGCTCGGGTCAGCCCACGTACGCCGCCCAAGTGCCCATCCACTTTTCTGGAGGGCGCGTCACCACGGGGCCCGTCGTGTACGGCCGTGAGCAACCCTGCCCCGAGGACCACGTCCACAGAAGCCGACATCTGCAGAGCATCGTCAGCAGTTACCCCGGGGGCGGATCGCGGGGCAGCCGCGCCTACTCTCCCGCTCACTACCAGAATGCACTGTCGGCTGCCAAAAGCTACAGCGTCAGCCAGCAGATTCAG GTTGGTGTACCCAGCAATGCCAAGACGTACCAGTACCACGGCCAGTCGTACGCCGTGCCAGTGAGCGCCGTTCCGGCCACGGCGTCTCAGGAGGACGCCAAGTCGTACGTCGCGTACGCCGGTCAGTCGTCCGGTCCCCAGTACCAGCAGAGCTACCAGGTCGCCCAGGCTCCGTCGGCCGCATATCAGGGTGGCGCTGTGTCGCAAGGCATCGGTGACGGAAAGGCATATGCTGGAACCGCTTACACGCACGGAGGACAGGCTTACCAG GTCGTCGCCCAAGGAGGTGACGGCCAAGAGCACGTCTACGTGACGGCGCATCCCGGTGCGCACGGCGGACACGGAGGTGCCACGGCCGTCGCGCAGAAGAGCTACACGCCGTACGGAGTTCAGGAGGCGTACAGCGTCGAGGCGTCGCCCGCCAAGACATACAGCGGAGAGGCGGGGGCGTCAGGCAACGCCATCAGCGGGCAGCAGGCATCGTACGAGGTTACGGACGCGGGACACGGTAAAGGGGGATACGGACCGGGTGGCCCCGCTGGATACGCGGCTGGCCCGGGCTACGCCGGCGGACCGAGCTACGGTGGCGGCGGCGCAGGTGGCACTAGCTACGCCGCCGTAGTGGGAAGCGGATACACGGCCACTGCTGGACCCAGCTACGGCGGCTCGGCAGGACCAAGCTACGGAGGGGGGCCGGCGGCTGCTGGCGGATACGAGAAACCGGCGTACCAGGTGGCTGCCATCTATCCAGGAGCTCAGCCGACGTACGGCGTCAACGCAGCGGCTTTcaaggcggccgccgcggcaaGGGCACATGGAGGCTACGGAGGAAACGGAGGTAGCGGCGGAGAAGAGCAGACCATCATCGTGGCCGCAGACACACCTTCCGGTGGAGACGGCAGTGGCAAGTCGTACACGTCGTACCAGGGAGCGGCAGGGCCGTCCTATCAAGTGGCCAACGCCGCGGCTCAATCGTACAAGCCcggacaacagcagcagcagcagcagtacgcCGGGCCGCATCAGCAGGCGTACAGCCGGTACCCCAACTCCGGGTCCTATTACTCTGGAACCTCGTTCGCGGAAGCCAACAGACTCGCCCTACAGAAGTACAATGCCCTCATGAGCCGAGCAGCGTCCTTAGTTGGTGGCCCACAAAATCTTAAGGCCGTTGCGGCGCGGTACAACATTCCATGGAACTG A